A stretch of DNA from Maridesulfovibrio sp.:
AACCGGAGCGTTCTGCCTCCGGGATCATTTCGTAAACCTGCCGGGCCGTGTTGGCTGTCCTGACTTCAAGGACCAGCTCCGGGGGCAATCCCAAATCCGCGCACCAGTCGGAAAGCAGCATAAAATCCACATCCCAATCTTTTGCATGGGTGTATGGAAAACCCTGAGCATGTTTAACCAGCTTTCCGATGAATACGGCCCAGCAAACACGCTTCACCCTTTTGGCTCTGGCCTGCAGCATGGAAAATCTGAAAAAATCCGCGGCCTGCACCACCTGAACAGGATCGGTTCCGCTAAATCTGTCCAGATAGAATCTTTCACTGCGCCGCCCGGTGGTGAATACAGCCTCTGTGTACCCGGCCGCCCGGAGAACGCTCAGCGACTGGGCAATGGAAGCCTTCCACGATGCATTGCTGTATGGACGGACAATCCCCTGAGTTCCGAGAATTGATATTCCACCCAGAATTCCGAGACGCGAGTTCATTGTCTTAGCGGCAATTTCCTCCCCGCAGGGAACTTCAATGCGGACCGAAACCGTTCCCCTGAAGCCCGGAGCGAACTCGGCAAGAACCTGCAGGATGCCGGAAATGATCTGCCTGCGCGGGGCAGGGTTGATAGCCGCTTCTCCGACAGGCACAGGCAGTCCGGGCAGGGTTACGCGCCCCACACCCTTTCCCCCTTCAACCTGCACAGAGAAATCGCGACCGTCATGCAGCTCTACAACGGCATGAATTTCATATCCGTGGGTGGCATCGGGGTCATCGCCGCCGTCCTTGATCACTGCGGCCCGCGCAGAGGAAGCGGAAATATCCACCCTTTCAACCGGGATGTTCAGGGTTCCTTTCACCGGCAGCGGAATACTTACCTCATGCAGGACAGTACCATCCAGCAAGCACCGCAGGGCGGCCATGGCGGCGGCTGTTGCAGACGAGCCGGTTGTGAACCCTTCCCGCAGGTTTTCAGTCCTTGCGCTCATCTTCCAGCAACCGCCCGCGGGTGAGAATATTACGTCCGAATTTCAGGCGGACCTGATCCACAGCCTTGTCCAGACGGTCCAGCCGTTCACTGTCTTCACGGCCATGCTCATCGTCCAGCAGTGAAAGCTGACGGACCCGCTCACCGAAATTTGAAATTCCTATGCCGATCAACCGCACCGGACCGAGAACCCCTTCGCCGTCCAGCAGTTCGCATCCGGTCCTGAAAATAACCCCGGAATTGGAGGTACGATTTTCCAATGTCCGGCTGCGGGTAATCTGCCTGAAATCCGGAAACTTGATCTTGAGCGTTACCGTGCGCCCCTTGAGGCCGTGTTTCCTGATGTCGGCAGCGATGCGCTCGGACTGCTTGAGCAAAAGGGTTTTAAGCACATGAGGATCGGAAACATCCTCGCCGAACGTATTTTCCGCGCTTGAAGATTTCATGGGGCTGCCCACGGTGACCGGGGTGGGATCAATTCCGGCACCCTTTTCATGAAGCACCAGCCCTCTCTCGCCGAACCGCTCTTTCCAGAACGCAGCCGGATAGCGGCGCAGGTCTGCAGCAAACCTTATTCCGAAAGATCTGAGCCGGGGCAGTCCCTTTTTACCGACTCCGGGAATTTTCTCCACAGGCAGCGTTTTAAGAAATTCCTGAACCTGCCCGGCCTCGATTATGGATATTCCGTCCGGCTTATCAAGATCGGAGGCGATCTTGGCCAGAAACTTCACCGGGGCAATGCCTACGGAAGCGGTAAGCCCGGTAGCAGCCAGAATATCCCTTTTGACCGATCGGGCCAGTTCAAGCGGCGGACCGAACAGCTTTTCCGTGCCGGTAATGTCCAGATAGGCTTCATCAATGGAGGCCTGCTCCACCACCGGGGAATAATTGCCCAGCACGGCCATGACCTGCCGGGAGATTTCCTTGTAGCGCTCCCTGCTGCCGGACACGACCTGCAGGCCGGGACATAGCTTGAGAGCCTGATGGACAGGCATTGCAGAGCGCACACCGAATTTCCGGGCCTCGTAGGAAGCAGCGCTTAACACCGCCCTTTTGTGCAGCGAACCCACCCCCACCGGCTTTCCCCGCAGTTCCGGGTTATCCAGCTGTTCCACGGATGCGAAAAAGGCATCCATGTCTATGTGCATTATGTACTTCTGCATAGGATCACGTGCCATCAAAAATGACCTTAAAACAACTTGTCAAAGTTGAAACGCTCATCTAATCACAACGACATTTTGTGAGATGTAACGGCGAAGCCATATAAAAAAGTTTAGGATTCTTAAACCCTTCTCAAAGGGTTTAAGGCCCCCGGCAGGGTTGCCGAAGGCTTTCTATGACGAAATACCCGGCTAAACATTTTCAAGACTTCCGTCCCTGAACATATGGCTGAAACCGGCATCATAAAGAAGGGATTCAGATTCCGAATTCCTGCCCGGCAGAATGAGAAAAACTGTCTGCCGGGTGAAACCGTTCCGCACGGCTGTATCAGCAAGGTTCTCCAGCACGGTTTCAACCGATTTTTCATCCGGCCAGCCGATACGATGACCTAGGATTACCGGAGTGGCCCCGTCCATTCCTCCGGCAAGGAGCCGTTCCTGTATGCCGGAGGGATTTCCGGCGGATAAATATATGGCCATGGCCGAATTGTGTGCGGCCAGTTTTTCCAGCCCTTCACTTTCCGGAACCGGGGTGCGGCCTTCCATGCGGGTCAGAATCAGTGTCTGGGTGCCGCCGGGCACGGTGAAGGATGCCCGCGATGCCGCAGCCGCGGCACAGGCCGAGGTGACCCCCGGAATTATCTCGAAATCTATGCCGTCGCGCTCAAGCAGCCGGACCTGTTCCTGCACCGCCCCGTAGAGAGCCGGATCGCCGGTATGCACCCGCGCTACAGTTTCCCCTCTCGATGCGTGTTCAAGCATAAGTTCATGCGTTTCCTGCAGGGACATGGACGCCGAGTCCTCAACCCGGGCATTCTTCGCTGCCCCGGCGATGACCTCCCGAGGAACAAGCGATCCGGCGTAAAGAACCAATCCCGCCTCGGCAATTATCCGCTGCCCCTTCACGGTGATCAGTTCAGGATCTCCCGGGCCTGCACCTATAAAATAGACTTTGCTCATTTATGCTTTCCCTTAATCTGCCTGGATCGATTCTTACAGGCTGAATTGATGCGCTTTGCGCCTTTATCAAAAAGATTTCGCCGCTGGCAGCCAAAGGAGATAATCCCCTTTGGAATCCCTAATAATTATAGAGGCCCGTGAATAGGGATACGGATCATAAATACCAGACAGTTATGACCCTGCCGGTTTGTCGGCCCAGATAACGGTCACAGGATTATGCGCCCTGAAACGTATGTCCCCTACAAGGGACTCGGAAACGGAACTCTGGAGCTGTACGGCCTGCCAGTCCCAGCCGAGCGAATCGAAAGTATCCCTTGTGCGCTGAATGCTGCCCATCAGAATGGCGTGGACGACCATGCGTCCTCCGGGCTTCAGCCGACGCGAAGCTTCCCGTATGACCGAATCGTCACGCCCTATACCTCCACCCATGAAAATACGGTCAGGGTCCGGGAGGCCCTTCAATACGTCCGGCATGGTTCCGGAGACCGGCTCCACGGTCCAGGCTCTGAACCGGCCAATATTCTCGCGGATCATCTCAATCCGTCCGGGATCTTTTTCCACGGCAAAAAAACGCGAATCCCCGGCAAGAAAAGATCCCTCCACGGATACCGACCCGCAGCCGGCGCCAAGATCCCATACGGTCTGTCCCCTGCGGAGGTCCATAAGCGCCAGTCCTGTTGCCCGCGCCGGTAATTTGGTAATCAGCCCGTTGCTGCGGACAAAGGATTCCTCCTCGCGTCCGAATAAACGCAAAGGCCCGTCATCCCCGGTGCGGGTAAGAATTACAATATTCAAATCCGCACACCTGAATCCGCTGAAGCTTTCCAGTGTGCCGCGGGTGATTTTTTCCGAATCCGTACCAAGTTCCTCCAGAACGGACATGGAATAGTTATCCACCCCTTTTTCCAGCAGCCTGCAGGCGATGGATTCAGGATCATTCACGCGGTCGGTATATATGGCGCAATCCCTGCCGCGTTGCAAGGCGGCGTAGAGCGGGGAAAAATCACTGCGGCCATGCAGCGACAGGATTTCCAATTCTCCCTGGCTCAACCCCAGTCTGGATGCTCCGATCTGTACGGCTGAGGGCGAAGGAATTATCCGCACATTATCCGCCCCCATCAGGGGCAGGAGGGATCTGCCGACGCCGAACATGCACGGGTCCCCGTCAGCCAGCAGAACGACGCGTTTTCCGGCGTCGATCCTTTTCTGCAGTTCCCGTGCGTAATCGGACAGGGGTGACACAAAAGGGAGCACTTCGCCGCTGAATTCCGGAAAGGATTCCAGCAGCCTTTTGCCTCCGCTCAGCACATCGGCCCCGGAGATAATCCCGGATGCGGCAACTGGCGGCTCAAGTGAGCCCGGGTAAAGCCCCACAATGTACAAAGGATGTTTCATGCGCAATGTATACAACGTATTTCCCGGATGGCAAAGGAAGGTTATGGAGCAGTGCCTGCACTTAGCCTCCAAATAAAATGCTTATCGGCCGGACTCTTTTCTGTTATTCTTTATTTGAGCCAGTTGCGACCTTTTACCGGAGGTTGATCTCCATGAAAAAAATAATCGCCGCCGCTCTGCTGATTGCAGCCCTGCTTACCGCCTTTCACGGATTCTCCATGACCGCGCCGGTACCCGGTCCCGGGTACATGTCCCGGGTGAACGACATGCTTGGCACCATTAACATTCAGGCGGAGATACCGGCGTACGATTACGACACATCAAACCGTGGAACACCCTACTACGTTGTAGCAGTGCTGGCCGGAGCAGCAGGAATCCTGATTCTGTCCGGACTGAACGACATTGAAGAAGAGAATGAAGGCTGAGCCTGCGTCCTAACCTTTGCGTGATATGAGACGCCCTGTTTCGTCGGTGGGGTCGGATAATTCAAAATTGAAACTGTCCTCAAAGGAATCCAGCAGTTCGCGTCTGGTTTCCAGCTCAAGTTCGGTGCGCGGTGAAGGCTCCGGAAGCAGCGGAGGCAGGGAACTTTCCGGTATGAGGTATGAGCTGACTCCGTTCTCCACAACCCGATCATTGACCTGCTGCCAACCGGAGAACAGACCTTCCTCCTCATCCTGCAGAACATCCCTGACCTTGTCCGGGTCTGCGATGAGGGCATCGTAGAACTTGTCCGAATCAAACCAGAGAACATTATCCTTCTCTGCTTCGCGCAGCCCCATCCATTCCAAGTCTACGAGGTTGTCTT
This window harbors:
- the cbiD gene encoding cobalt-precorrin-5B (C(1))-methyltransferase CbiD, with the translated sequence MSARTENLREGFTTGSSATAAAMAALRCLLDGTVLHEVSIPLPVKGTLNIPVERVDISASSARAAVIKDGGDDPDATHGYEIHAVVELHDGRDFSVQVEGGKGVGRVTLPGLPVPVGEAAINPAPRRQIISGILQVLAEFAPGFRGTVSVRIEVPCGEEIAAKTMNSRLGILGGISILGTQGIVRPYSNASWKASIAQSLSVLRAAGYTEAVFTTGRRSERFYLDRFSGTDPVQVVQAADFFRFSMLQARAKRVKRVCWAVFIGKLVKHAQGFPYTHAKDWDVDFMLLSDWCADLGLPPELVLEVRTANTARQVYEMIPEAERSGFIEMLLSKARMNAKAFAGNNLQVEYCVFDFEGNQLNRSPEFGF
- the dinB gene encoding DNA polymerase IV, with translation MQKYIMHIDMDAFFASVEQLDNPELRGKPVGVGSLHKRAVLSAASYEARKFGVRSAMPVHQALKLCPGLQVVSGSRERYKEISRQVMAVLGNYSPVVEQASIDEAYLDITGTEKLFGPPLELARSVKRDILAATGLTASVGIAPVKFLAKIASDLDKPDGISIIEAGQVQEFLKTLPVEKIPGVGKKGLPRLRSFGIRFAADLRRYPAAFWKERFGERGLVLHEKGAGIDPTPVTVGSPMKSSSAENTFGEDVSDPHVLKTLLLKQSERIAADIRKHGLKGRTVTLKIKFPDFRQITRSRTLENRTSNSGVIFRTGCELLDGEGVLGPVRLIGIGISNFGERVRQLSLLDDEHGREDSERLDRLDKAVDQVRLKFGRNILTRGRLLEDERKD
- the cobM gene encoding precorrin-4 C(11)-methyltransferase, giving the protein MSKVYFIGAGPGDPELITVKGQRIIAEAGLVLYAGSLVPREVIAGAAKNARVEDSASMSLQETHELMLEHASRGETVARVHTGDPALYGAVQEQVRLLERDGIDFEIIPGVTSACAAAAASRASFTVPGGTQTLILTRMEGRTPVPESEGLEKLAAHNSAMAIYLSAGNPSGIQERLLAGGMDGATPVILGHRIGWPDEKSVETVLENLADTAVRNGFTRQTVFLILPGRNSESESLLYDAGFSHMFRDGSLENV
- the cbiE gene encoding precorrin-6y C5,15-methyltransferase (decarboxylating) subunit CbiE yields the protein MYTLRMKHPLYIVGLYPGSLEPPVAASGIISGADVLSGGKRLLESFPEFSGEVLPFVSPLSDYARELQKRIDAGKRVVLLADGDPCMFGVGRSLLPLMGADNVRIIPSPSAVQIGASRLGLSQGELEILSLHGRSDFSPLYAALQRGRDCAIYTDRVNDPESIACRLLEKGVDNYSMSVLEELGTDSEKITRGTLESFSGFRCADLNIVILTRTGDDGPLRLFGREEESFVRSNGLITKLPARATGLALMDLRRGQTVWDLGAGCGSVSVEGSFLAGDSRFFAVEKDPGRIEMIRENIGRFRAWTVEPVSGTMPDVLKGLPDPDRIFMGGGIGRDDSVIREASRRLKPGGRMVVHAILMGSIQRTRDTFDSLGWDWQAVQLQSSVSESLVGDIRFRAHNPVTVIWADKPAGS